In Flammeovirgaceae bacterium, the sequence AATCGCAGACAGGCCCGGCCAGGCGTGGCGATTTTGAAACACTCGATCGGCACATGAAGTTGCTTCAGGAAGATTCGCAGGTGGCCGAACTGTACCGGCTAATCAGCCAACAGCTTGTGGACCGGTATGGTGAAGAGACGGAGGAATAGTAACGTTATGCCATTGAAGAAGGATAACGGATGAAGCTAATGACAGGTTACTGCAAACAGTTGGAAATATGGTCTATGTAATTGTACTGACTTTTACTACACTTTTGTTAACCGGTTATTTTCTTTTCCGGGTAAAAAATTTACAAAGGACTGCGACTAAATTAAACAGGACACTACCACATAAATGGGGGGGTGTATTGATTTAATAGTGCATGCTGCATTAAGTTGGAGGCATGTTTAACTTAAATCCATAAAAATTATGAAAACATTAAGTTTAGAGAAAATGGAAGGGGTTGAGGGTGGTATGCCAACTATAGATATATGCGGTATTTTAGCATGGGCAGTTCTTGTTTCAAACGACATACCATTTGGCACTGTTGAAGCTGTTATCATTTTTGAACTTGCTTATAATTCTTGTTTATACCAATATTGACATTATCAAGCAAGATCGTTGGTTATAGGTTTAGCAACTTAAATCTATGTACCCACATTCATTTTAAGACCTTTGATTTATGGGAAGATTTATTTTTAACCTGCTTATTATTTTACTTATATACACAGTAGCCCCCGCCCAAACCACAATTGATTTTATCTCCAGCTATAACAACCATATAGATCCGTTCGGCAAATTGGACAGCATTAAAATTTTGAAGATGAAAATCATCGCTGAAATAAAATACACGATGAATTCTCAATATGCTGAAATGAAATCGGAGCAGGTGTGCGAATTTTTTGCTGACGCCCCCCGTAATTGCAGTTATACAAACGGAAAAAAAATAAGTTATTGGGATATGTTTCCTGTTCCAATCGAGTTTAACGGCAATGGAATCAAGCATCAGTTAAATTATGTTTTAAGTGAAGAGTCCATTCCGTGGTTGTTGAAATCTAAGACTGATTCAATAGTTGTAATCGAAAAACAGGTTAGTGCTGCTACGAAGCATATTTTAACTTTTGACAGAAAGTCATTGAATTTATTGCAGCAATCAACTGTGGCTGAAGAACGGGACTACATTGGCTATACCAATTTCATCAGCTACCAAAATATTCATGGTATTGTCGTTCCTAAAGAAGCAGCACTGGAGCTAAAGTTTGCCAATAATGTTGCAAAGGCAATAGTGCGTTATGAGGAGGTTGAGTTTCAGTAGTCTGCTATAAAAAACATTCAACAGATTTCTCCATTGGCTAATCAAATCATTGACAATTGACTCTATCAATTCATTAATAACAAAAGCTCCTGGCTGTTACGTGTGCCTGAATTAACAATTACATGTTTGAGAGAAAGGCATCTAATGAGCATACGGTTATCCCTTTTTCTGCCGGAAACGAGATGCCTGTACCGGGTATAATGATGCTGGCTTGCTTCACACCCAAGTCTGCCATACTGTTCAACAGGCTTTTGCTTACCCTGGGTTCACTGCCTATTTTTATTTCCACAATATGCATGGGCTTGTTATAGCGGGCAATCACCAGGTCTGCCTCGGTGCCGCCTTGCGTGCGGTAGTGGTAAAAGTTGTTATCACCCTCATAGTGATTCACGATTTGCTCGATCACATATCCCTCCCATGAGAATCCGGCCTTGGGATTAGCCAACAGGTCTTTCGTTTGACTGATGCCTAGTAAATGATGCAGCATCCCACTATCGCGAATATAAACTTTAGGAGATTTTACAATCCGCTTCTTTACGTTTGTGGCATAGGGTGGTAAAAAGCGGATCAGGTATGCATACGATAAACAATCCAATATATTACTCACCGTTGGTACGGAAACACCCAATGCCTTGGCGTACTCACTTTTGTTTAGTATTTGTCCCTGGTTATACGCCAGCATTTGAAACAACCGTGTAATCATCAGCGCAGGTGAAGCCAGACCCAAAGCGGGTAAATCCCTTTCTACATACGTGCGTAAAAACGAAGCGTGCCAGGTATTCCACAGGGCAACAGTTTTTTGCTTCAATGCTTCGGGATAACCGCCCCGCAACCAGTGTTTTTCATAGCCGATGGAGGGATACACTTCGCTTATCAGTAAAGGGGAGAGTTCTTTGAACACAATCCTTCCTGCCAGGGTTTCTGAACTCTTCTTCAGTAAATCAGGGCTTGTGGAGCCTAATAATAAAAAACGTCCGGCTTTTCTGCGGGCGTCAATTTCAGCCCTGAGCGCGGGAAAAAGTTCGGGCATCCGTTGAACCTCGTCAATTACCACCAATGCGTTCCTGTAGTTTTCAAAGAAAAATTTAGGGTTTTGCAGTGCATTGAAATCATCACGGTCCTCCAGATCTAAGTACACCGTATTTTTTGTTTTAGCCATAATGGTTTTGGCAAGGGTGGTTTTGCCCACTTGCCGGGGGCCGAGCAACGCAACAGACGGAAATGCAGCAATAAGTTTTCGCATGCTTTCTTCTATGTTTCTCGTAAACATAATAGTGCAAATTTAAAATTTTATTTTAAAATTGCACTGTTCATTTTGAAGAATGTATTAGCGTCAATTTTGATTGGCTGGAAGGCAGTTGCTTATTCAGCAACGTACTGCAGTTAAAAGTGGCAATCAGCAGGAGACAATACTTAATAAAAAAAAAATCAGCCAACAGATTGCTCCGTTGGCTGATTGATTCACTAATGATTGTCTATTGAGGATTATCCGTTCATGGATAATAAAAACTCTTCGTTGTTGCGTGTTCCTTTCATCTTCGACTGCAGGAACTCCATAGCTTCGATGGAATTCATGTCGGCCATAAACTTGCGCAATATCCAAACGCGCTGCAGTTCTTCTTCTTTCATAAGCAAATCCTCGCGCCTGGTGCCCGATGCCGGCACATCAATGGAAGGATAAATCCTGCGGTTGGAAAGTTTGCGGTCGAGTTGTAATTCCATATTACCGGTACCTTTAAATTCCTCAAAAATCACCTCGTCCATTTTCGAGCCGGTGTCAATCAGGGCCGTAGCGATAATGGTTAGCGAACCGCCATTTTCAATATTCCGCGCGGCACCGAAAAAGCGCTTGGGTTTGTGCAGTGCGTTGGCATCCACACCACCGGAAAGAATTTTTCCGGATGAGGGCACCACGGTATTGTGCGCACGAGCCAAACGAGTAATGGAGTCGAGTAAAATAACCACATCGTGGCCACACTCCACCATGCGCTTTGCTTTTTCCAGCACAATGCTCGCCACCTTAACGTGGCGCTCGGCCTGCTCATCGAAAGTAGAGGCAATCACCTCGGCTTTTACGCTGCGGGCCATGTCGGTAACTTCTTCAGGCCGTTCATCAATCAGCAACACAATCAGGTAAACTTCCGGATGGTTTTCGGCAATCGCGTTGGCTATGTTTTTCAGCAGCACGGTTTTACCGGTCTTCGGCTGGGCCACGATCATCCCGCGCTGGCCTTTACCGATGGGGGCGAACAAATCCAGAATCCGAGTCGACATATTATCCGGAGTTGTGCTGAGTTTAAGCTTCTCTTCAGGGAAGAGCGGGGTAAGGTATTCAAATGCAACCCGGTCCCGGATTTCTTCTGTTGTTTTTCCGTTTACCGACTCAACCTTCAGCAGGGCAAAGTACTTCTCGCCTTCTTTCGGAGGCCGGATGGTTCCCTTTACCGTATCGCCTGTTTTGAGGCCGAAAAGTTTTATCTGAGAAGGGGATACGTAAATATCATCCGGACTGGCCAGGTAGTTATAATCAGATGAGCGCAGGAAGCCATAGCCATCTTGCATAATTTCCAAAACGCCTTCGTTGGCGATAACGCCATCAAAATCTTTAATGTTGATTTTTGCGACCGGTTGCCGCTCCTCGCGGTTAACAGCGGCAACGCCTTCTGTTTCAGGCATTGGCATCGGTTCACTAACAGCAACCGGAATTGGTTTGGGTTCAGCCGGTTCATCACCGAAGCTGGTAACTGTAGAATCGAAACTAACATTGAGTGAATCAATCAGCTCGTCAGCTGACAATTCTTTTTCCGGCTTCGGGGCTACATTTTCGCGCCTGCGGGGTCGCAGGGTGCGTCCTTCAGCCGTTACAGTAGAGGATTTTTTGATTCCGGGTGCTTCGCCTGTAATGGCCTGCTGGTCGAGGATTTTATAGACAAGCTCCTGTTTGGAAAGTTTTTTGGCGTTTTTAACGCCCATTTGTTCGGCTATATCTTTCAATTCAGAAAGCAGCCTGACATTTAAGTCATCAATGGTGTACATGTTGGGAAATAAAAAAAGTTGCTGTGTGGTTTACGTTCTATAGGTTGTTATCAGATTAGTTCTGAAACGAGTTCAATACGAATCACAAGTGAAGAATAATCAGTAAGGAAAAGCGATTTATATGTTTAGTCGGGCGCTGGAGTGCCCGTTTGACCCTGCAAGTATAGGCCAAATTTACACACAAACAAATAGGCGGGTATAATTTGTTCGTTTAAAACCTGTATGGTTCGGTCAAAAACCTAATTTTACACCTCCGTATTTTATCTGTTACCATTATGCTTCAGGTTTCTGTTATACGTGAACAACGCGATGCCGTGATTGCCGGCCTGGCCAAGCGTGGGTTAAAAGAGGCTGCTGCCATGGTTGATAAGGCCGTTGAACTGGACCAGCTGCGAAAGCAAACCCAGCAAAAAGCCGATGACCTGAAGGCCCGTTCGAATGCCAAAGCAAAACGGATTGGTGAACTGATGAAATCGGGCCAGACAGATGAAGCTGCCAAACTGCGTGCTGCTGTAACCGCTGATAAGGAAACGCTGAAGAAACTGGAAGAGGAACTTGCCGCTTACGAAGAACAACTTAAACAGCATCTTTATAAAATACCCAATGTGCCGGCAACCCGGGTACCGGCAGGCGGAGGGCCTGACGATAACCTGAACGTTCACCAACACGGCACCATACCCCAACTACCCGGTGATGCGTTGCCGCATTGGGAGTTAATAAAGAAGTATGACATCATTGATTTTGAACTGGGTAACAAAATCAGTGGCGCGGGTTTTCCGGTGTACAAGGGCAAAGGCGCAAAACTGCAACGGGCACTGATAAGTTTTTTCCTAGATCAAGCCGAAAAAGCCGGCTATCGCGAAATGATGCCTCCCATTGTGGTAAATGAAGCGTCAGGGTATGGAACGGGCCAGCTTCCGGATAAGGAAGGGCAGATGTACCACATCACCGTTGACAACCTTTATCTGATTCCAACTGCCGAAGTGCCTATTACCAACCTGTACCGCGATATGATCTTGAATGAAGACGATCTGCCGGTGCTGAATGTTGGCTACACTCCGTGCTTCCGAAGGGAAGCCGGAAGCTGGGGTGCCCATGTGCGGGGCTTAAACCGGTTGCACCAATTCGATAAAGTTGAAATTGTACAGATCAGAAAACCCGAAGAATCGTATCAGGCCCTGGACGAGATGTGTGCCTATGTACAAGTCCTTCTCGAAAAACTGGAACTGCCGTACCGTAAATTGTTGCTTTGCGGTGGCGATATGGGTTTTAACTCAGCCATGACGTTCGACATGGAAGTATTTGCGGCCGCCCAGCAACGCTGGCTCGAAGTGAGTTCGGTAAGCAACTTCGAAACCTACCAGGCCAACCGGCTTAAACTTCGGTATAAGAGTAAAGAAGGGAAAATTCAGTTGCTGCACACGCTCAATGGCAGTGCGCTGGCGTTACCGCGCATTGTGGCGGGCATCCTTGAAAACAACCAAACCGGCAAGGGCATAAAGGTACCGCCCGTACTCGTTCCTTACACCGGATTTGACCTGATTAACTGAGTTTATTACACCACCCAGCCACTTATCACAAGTTGACCGGGTGCGATCGGGCTTGTTTAGTAAACTTGTATTGAATTAAGTTTATCGATCATGAAAATAAAAGGCCACTATTTATTGCTGCTACTTGTTTGGGCTGCCTGTAACCGCGAGCAAAAGGTTTCGCTGGTTTACCCGGAA encodes:
- the serS gene encoding serine--tRNA ligase; the protein is MLQVSVIREQRDAVIAGLAKRGLKEAAAMVDKAVELDQLRKQTQQKADDLKARSNAKAKRIGELMKSGQTDEAAKLRAAVTADKETLKKLEEELAAYEEQLKQHLYKIPNVPATRVPAGGGPDDNLNVHQHGTIPQLPGDALPHWELIKKYDIIDFELGNKISGAGFPVYKGKGAKLQRALISFFLDQAEKAGYREMMPPIVVNEASGYGTGQLPDKEGQMYHITVDNLYLIPTAEVPITNLYRDMILNEDDLPVLNVGYTPCFRREAGSWGAHVRGLNRLHQFDKVEIVQIRKPEESYQALDEMCAYVQVLLEKLELPYRKLLLCGGDMGFNSAMTFDMEVFAAAQQRWLEVSSVSNFETYQANRLKLRYKSKEGKIQLLHTLNGSALALPRIVAGILENNQTGKGIKVPPVLVPYTGFDLIN
- the rho gene encoding transcription termination factor Rho, giving the protein MYTIDDLNVRLLSELKDIAEQMGVKNAKKLSKQELVYKILDQQAITGEAPGIKKSSTVTAEGRTLRPRRRENVAPKPEKELSADELIDSLNVSFDSTVTSFGDEPAEPKPIPVAVSEPMPMPETEGVAAVNREERQPVAKINIKDFDGVIANEGVLEIMQDGYGFLRSSDYNYLASPDDIYVSPSQIKLFGLKTGDTVKGTIRPPKEGEKYFALLKVESVNGKTTEEIRDRVAFEYLTPLFPEEKLKLSTTPDNMSTRILDLFAPIGKGQRGMIVAQPKTGKTVLLKNIANAIAENHPEVYLIVLLIDERPEEVTDMARSVKAEVIASTFDEQAERHVKVASIVLEKAKRMVECGHDVVILLDSITRLARAHNTVVPSSGKILSGGVDANALHKPKRFFGAARNIENGGSLTIIATALIDTGSKMDEVIFEEFKGTGNMELQLDRKLSNRRIYPSIDVPASGTRREDLLMKEEELQRVWILRKFMADMNSIEAMEFLQSKMKGTRNNEEFLLSMNG
- a CDS encoding ATP-binding protein codes for the protein MFTRNIEESMRKLIAAFPSVALLGPRQVGKTTLAKTIMAKTKNTVYLDLEDRDDFNALQNPKFFFENYRNALVVIDEVQRMPELFPALRAEIDARRKAGRFLLLGSTSPDLLKKSSETLAGRIVFKELSPLLISEVYPSIGYEKHWLRGGYPEALKQKTVALWNTWHASFLRTYVERDLPALGLASPALMITRLFQMLAYNQGQILNKSEYAKALGVSVPTVSNILDCLSYAYLIRFLPPYATNVKKRIVKSPKVYIRDSGMLHHLLGISQTKDLLANPKAGFSWEGYVIEQIVNHYEGDNNFYHYRTQGGTEADLVIARYNKPMHIVEIKIGSEPRVSKSLLNSMADLGVKQASIIIPGTGISFPAEKGITVCSLDAFLSNM